In Tursiops truncatus isolate mTurTru1 chromosome X, mTurTru1.mat.Y, whole genome shotgun sequence, the following proteins share a genomic window:
- the LOC101321724 gene encoding heterogeneous nuclear ribonucleoprotein A3-like, whose protein sequence is MLGVPDLLPGMGGGEESLADCTVDSSHRRRRRRRRRGEESHDSKEPEQLRKLFLGGLSFEPTDDSLREHCEKWGTLTVCVVMRDPQIKRSRGFGFVTYSCVEEVDAAMCARPHKVDGSVVEPKRAVSREDSVKPGAHLTVKKIFVGGIKEDTEEYNLRDYFEKYGKIETIEVMEDRQSGKKRGFAFVTFDDHDTGDKIVVQKYHTLNGHKCKVKKALSKQEMQSAGSQRGRGGVSGNFMGRGGNFGGGGGNLGRGGNFGGRGGYGGGGGGSRGSYGGGDGGYNGFGGNGGNYGGGPGYSSRGGCGGGGPGYGNQGGGCGGGGGGYDGYNEGGNFGGNYGGGGSYNDFGNYSGQQQSNYGPMKGGSFGGRSSGSPCGGGYGSGGGSGGYGSRRF, encoded by the exons ATGCTCGGGGTGCCCGACCTGTTAccggggatggggggtggggaagagagccTGGCTGACTGCACAGTAG aCTCCAGCcatcgccgccgccgccgccgccgccgccggggggAGGAGAGCCATGATTCAAAGGAACCAGAacagttgagaaaactgtttCTTGGTGGTCTGAGCTTTGAACCTACAGATGATAGCTTAAGAGAACATTGTGAGAAATGGGGCACACTTACAGTTTGTGTGGTGATGAGAGACCCCCAAATAAAACGTTCCAGGGGCTTTGGTTTTGTGACTTACTCTTGTGTTGAAGAGGTGGATGCAGCAATGTGTGCTCGACCACACAAGGTTGATGGGAGTGTAGTGGAACCAAAGAGAGCTGTTTCTAGAGAGGATTCTGTAAAGCCTGGTGCCCATCTAACAGTGAAGAAAATTTTTGTTGGTGGTATTAAAGAAGATACAGAAGAATATAATTTGAGAGACTACTTTGAAAAGTATGGCAAGATTGAAACCATAGAGGTTATGGAAGACAGGCAGAGTGGAAAAAAGAGAGGATTTGCTTTTGTAACTTTTGATGATCATGATACAGGTGATAAAATTGTTGTTCAAAAATACCACACTCTTAATGGGCATAAGTGTAAAGTGAAAAAGGCCCTTTCTAAACAAGAAATGCAATCTGCTGGATCACAAAGAGGTCGTGGAGGTGTATCTGGCAACTTTATGGGTCGTGGAGGAAACTTTGGAGGTGGTGGAGGTAACTTGGGCCGTGGTGGAAACTTTGGTGGAAGAGGAGGCTATGGTGGGGGAGGTGGTGGCAGCAGAGGTAGTTAtggaggaggtgatggtggaTATAATGGATTTGGAGGCAATGGTGGTAACTATGGCGGTGGTCCTGGTTACAGTAGTAGAGGAGGCTGTGGTGGTGGTGGACCAGGATATGGAAACCAAGGTGGTGGATGTGGTGGCGGTGGTGGAGGATATGATGGTTACAATGAAGGAGGAAATTTTGGAGGTAActatggtggtggtgggagctaTAATGATTTTGGAAATTATAGTGGACAACAGCAATCAAATTATGGACCCATGAAGGGGGGCAGTTTTGGTGGAAGAAGCTCGGGAAGTCCCTGTGGTGGTGGTTATGGATCTGGTGGTGGAAGTGGTGGATATGGTAGCAGAAGGTTctaa